CAGCCGGGAGAGCATCTTTGCCCGGGGAGTGGGCTGGAAGATCGTATCCCGGGGGCTGCTGATCGGTCTGGCCACCCTGGGGGCGTTCTGGGTGGCCTACTGGGAGTCGCCCGACGACCTGACGCGGGCCCAGACGGTGGCCTTCAGCACGCTGGTGATGGCGCAGCTGGTCTACGTCTTCGACTGCCGGAGCAGCAAGTCCATCTTCCACCGGAACCCCCTGGAGAACCGCTCCCTGGTGCTGGCGGTGCTGTCTTCCGTCCTTCTCCTGCTCGGCGTGATCTATTACGAGCCCCTGCAGCCCATCTTCCACACCGTGGCCATCGGCGTCCGGGAATGGATGCTGATCATCGCCGCATCTTCCCTGCCGACCCTGCTGGCGGGATGGTTGGATTCGTTGCAGCCGTCGCGCCGCACGGTCCCCGTTCGGTGGTCCGCGTACGGGGAAAAGTGATTCGCAGGCCGGAGGAGCGTTCTCCTCACGGCTTTTTCTTTGTGGCGCTTTTCTGCGATTCCGCAAAAAAATGATGCCGTTCTGACACACTTTTTCCATCGAATGGTATGTTATAGTGAAACCGGGAGCAAGAAAAGGAAGTGGAAGTGCCATCGTACAGAGGATGCGGACCGGATGCGGCAAAGAGGGGGCGTCGATGTGTCGGAGAAGAGTCGCTGGGTGGATTGGGAGGCCGACCGGGTGGCGGCTCACTTTGAGGTGGATCCCGCCGTCGGCCTGGACAAGGGGGAGGCCGAAAGACGGCTGAAGGCGGTGGGCCCCAACCGGTTGAGCGAGGGGGAGAAGATCTCTCCCTTCATCGTGTTTCTCAATCAGTTCAAGGATTTCATGGTGCTCGTCCTGCTGGCCGCCACCCTCATCTCGGGGCTTCTGGGCGAATATCTGGATGCGGCGGCCATCATCGCCATCGTCTTTTTAAACGCCATCCTCGGCTTTGTGCAGGAGGTGCGGGCGGAGCGGTCCCTGACCGCGCTCAAGGAGCTGTCCGCCCCGACGGCCCGGGTGCTGCGCGGAGGGGTGTGGGAGCGGGTTCCCGCCGCCGACCTGGTGCCGGGGGACATCGTTGCCCTGGAGAGCGGGGATCGCATCCCGGCGGATGTGCGCCTGATCCGGGCCGAAAGTTTGTACGTGGAGGAGTCGGCGATGACGGGAGAATCCGTTCCCGTGAGCAAATCGGCGGAGCGCCTTCCCCGGGCGGACGTGCCCCTGGGGGACCGGAAGAACATGGGTTACATGGGGACGATGGTGGTCCGGGGGAGCGGAACGGGGATCGTCGTCCACACCGGGATGGGAACGGAGATGGGGAGGATCGCCCACCTGATCCAGACGGCGGAGCAGATGGAGACGCCGCTGCAGCGCCGACTGGAACAGCTGGGGAAAGTGCTGATCGTCGTGGCGCTGTTTTTGACGGGCATGGTGGTGGTGGCCGGAGTGCTCCACGGCCATGAGCTTTATGAGATGTTTTTGGCGGGGGTCAGCCTGGCGGTGGCGGCCATCCCCGAGGGGTTGCCGGCGATCGTGACGATCGCGCTGGCGCTGGGGGTGCAGCGGATGATCCGGCGGAAGGCGATCGTGCGCCGGTTGCCGTCGGTGGAGACCCTGGGCTGCGCTTCGGTGATTTGCTCGGATAAGACGGGGACCTTGACCCAGAACAAGATGACGGTCACCCGGGTGTGGGCGGACGGTCGGCTCTATGAGGTGACGGGAACCGGCTACGACCCGTCGGGAAGGTTCCTGCTGGAGAAGCGGGAGGCGTCCCCCCGCCGGTCGGAGGCCCTGCGGCGGCTGCTGGAGATCGGAGTGTTGTGCAACAACGCCTCCCTGGTGCGGGAGGAGGGAGGCGGCATGCTCCGCCGGAAAAAAGAAGGGTGGCGCATCGACGGAGATCCCACGGAGGGAGCCCTGCTGGTGGTCGGAGCCAAAGGGGGCATCCGTCGGGAGGAGATCGACCGTCGTTGGAAGCGGGTGAAGGAGTACCCCTTCGACTCGGAACGGAAGAGGATGTCCGTCTTGGTGGAAGGGCCGGGGGGCGAGCGGATGCTGCTCGTCAAGGGGGCCCGGATGTGCTGCTGGACCGGTGCACCCACATTCTCCGGAATGGGAAGGCGGTGCCCCTCAGCCAGACGCAGCGGGATGAAGCCCTGCGGATGAACTCGCAGCTGGCGGCGATGGCCCTGCGGAACCTGGCCTTCGCCTACCGGGAATTTCCGGCGGGGAAGGACCCCGGGCCCGAGGAGAGGGCGGAGCGGAATCTGGTGTTCGTCGGCTTGGCGGGAATGATCGATCCGCCGCGGGATGAGGTGAAGGAGGCGATCCGCCTCTGCCGGCAGGCGGGCATCAAGCCGGTGATGATCACCGGGGACCACAAGGGGACGGCGGTGGCCATCGCCCGGCAGCTGGGCATCCTGAACGAAGGGGGTCTGGCCGTCGAAGGGCGGGAGCTGGACCGCATGGGCGAGTCCGAGCTGCAGGAGAAGGTCAGCCGCATCGACGTCTATGCCCGGGTTTCCCCGGAGCACAAGCTGCGCATCGTGAAGGCCCTGCAGAAGGAAGGGCACGTGGTGGCGATGACCGGGGACGGGGTGAACGACGCGCCGGCGATCAAGGCGGCGGACATCGGCATCGCCATGGGGATCACGGGGACCGACGTGTCCAAGGAAGCCTCCTCCCTGGTATTGGCCGACGACAATTTTGCCACGATCGTGGCCGCGGTCGAAGAGGGGAGGAGCATCTACGACAACATCCGCAAGTTCATCAGCTATCTTTTGGCGAGCAACGTGGGAGAGATCCTGGTGATGTTTCTGGCCATGCTGGCGGGCCTGCCCCTGCCGCTGGTGCCGATCCAGATTTTGTGGGTCAATCTGGTGACGGACGGATTGCCGGCGATGGCCCTGGGGGTGGATCCGGCGGAGGAGGATACGATGCGCCGTCCGCCGCGGGACAGCCGGGAGAGCATCTTTGCCCGGGGAGTGGGCTGGAAGATCGTATCCCGGGGGCTGCTGATCGGTCTGGCCACCCTGGGGGCGTTCTGGGTGGCCTACTGGGAGTCGCCCGACGACCTGACGCGGGCCCAGACGGTGGCCTTCAGCACGCTGGTGATGGCGCAGCTGATCTACGTCTTCGACTGCCGGAGCAGCAAGTCCATCTTCCACCGGAACCCCCTGGAGAACCGCTCCCTGGTGCTGGCGGTGTTGTCTTCCGTCCTGATCCTCTTTATCATAATTTATTGTGCGCCCCTGCAGCCCATCTTCCACACCGTGGCCATCGGCGTCCGGGAATGGATGCTGATCATCGCCGTGTCGACCCTTCCCTTCCTGCTGGCCGGGGGAGTCGATGCCGTCAGAGGGATGAGGCATGCGGTGCGCAAATAGGGAAAAAACGATGTGAGGAGTTTGTGAGATGACCTGGACCTTCACCAAAATGCAGGGGCTGGGCAATGATTTTGTCGTGGTTTCCCGTTCCGCCCTGCCGGAGGATGCGCCGGAAAGGGCCCGCGCTCTCTGCGACCGCCATTTCGGCGTCGGCGCCGACGGGCTGGTCTTCGTGTTGCCCTCGGAAAAGGCCGACGTGGCCATGCGCATCTTCAATCCGGACGGGACGGAGGCGGAACAGTGCGGGAATGCGGTTCGCTGTGTGGCCAGATATTTTTTTGAACGGATCTCGGGAGAGAAACGGGAGCTGACGGTGGAGACGCGGGCGGGACTGCAACGCGTGGAGCTGGAGGTTTCGAAAGGACGTGTAGTCGCCGTTTGCGTCGACATGGGGCGGCCGATTCTGCAGGGGCGGGAGATTCCCACTGCCGTCGACCGGGAGAGGGTGGTGGAGGAGCCGCTGGAGGTGGACGGCGCCCGATTCCGGTTTACCGCCGTTTCCATGGGAAATCCCCACGCCGTCGTCCAGGTGGAGGATGCGCCGTCCTTTCCGGTGGAGGAGTGGGGCCCCCGGTTGGAAACCCATCCGCTCTTTCCCCGGAAAACCAACGTGGAATTTATCACGGTCCGCTCTCCCCGGGAGATCGACATGCGCGTGTGGGAGCGGGGGGTCGGCCAGACGTTGGCCTGCGGCTCCGGCGCCTGCGCCGCCGTGGTGGCCGCCGTCCTGACGGGAAAGGCCGAACGGGAGGCCACCGTCCATCTTCTTGGCGGGGATTTGCACATCCGGTGGGACGAGAAAAGCGATCGTGTCTTCATGACCGGTCCGGCCGAGTTTGTGTTTGAAGGCGAATGGCCCGGCTTTGAATGATAAGGCGTGCCGGGAGGTTCTGATCGGCCGGGAAAAGACGGCTTTTGCGGGTCGTGCCTACGATGCCTCGCCTTCAGGCGCGGTGGGCCGGAGTTTTTCCGAATCTGAAGGCGTCGGCGCCGAAATTTCGGCGCCATTTTCTTTTTTCGCCGACGATCTGAACAGGTCTGTCGGTTTGAGCGGGAAACCCTTTTGGGTGGATGCGCCTTCGTGCTGTTCAGGCCGATTCGAAAAAAATTTTGTTTAATTGTGAGTTCCCATCGAAGGAGTTTGATGGCCTCAATCCCCATTTCCTTGACAAGGATTCGAAAAAATGGGATTAACACAAAAGTTGACGTTTCCGTAAACGTTAAAATAGAATAAAAAAAGAAGATTGCGTCTTGGAGGAGGACGATGTCCGAATATACCATCTCCGACCTGGCTCAGATGTACGATACCACCACCCGAACGATCCGCTACTATGAGGAGTTGGGCCTCCTCCAGCCGAAGCGGATCGGTGCCCGCCGGATCTATTCGGATCGGGACCGGGTGCGGCTGAAGTTGATTTTGAGGGGACGGCGACTCGGTTTTCGCCTGGATGAGATTCGGGAGATGCTGGAATGGTATGACCTCGATCCCACGGAAGTGTATCAGCTGCGGGAGGTGATCCGGAAGGGAGACGAAAAACTGGCCCAGATCGAGGAGCAGATACGGGATTTGCAGGCCGTCCGTGAGGAGCTACTGGAACTTCGCGCGCAGATGCAGCAGCTTCTTGAAGAAAAAACCCGGGGAGGAAGGGAATCATGAAATTTCAATCCTACGCGTACGGTCAAAATCATTGGCTGAAGGACCGCGATTTACAGGTGATCCTTTCCCGCTACTGGCCCGCCTGGCGGGAGCATGCCGAGGAACTGGAATCATACGGCCTGCTTGCCGGAACCGAAATCTATGAAGCCGTGTACCACATCGATCACGATGCGCCGCCGGTGCTGGTGATGCACGACTTGGACGGAAACCGGGTGGATCGCGTCCGATTGAGCCCCGTGGAATCCCGGCTGCTCAAACGGATTGCGCCGATGAACCGGCCTCCCTATGAAGGAGGAAGCTGGCACCACCATTTCGCCCTGGGCTATCTCGTCGCCGATCCGGGGCTGTATTGCGTCATCACCATCACCGGACAG
This region of Planifilum fimeticola genomic DNA includes:
- the dapF gene encoding diaminopimelate epimerase, which codes for MTWTFTKMQGLGNDFVVVSRSALPEDAPERARALCDRHFGVGADGLVFVLPSEKADVAMRIFNPDGTEAEQCGNAVRCVARYFFERISGEKRELTVETRAGLQRVELEVSKGRVVAVCVDMGRPILQGREIPTAVDRERVVEEPLEVDGARFRFTAVSMGNPHAVVQVEDAPSFPVEEWGPRLETHPLFPRKTNVEFITVRSPREIDMRVWERGVGQTLACGSGACAAVVAAVLTGKAEREATVHLLGGDLHIRWDEKSDRVFMTGPAEFVFEGEWPGFE
- a CDS encoding MerR family transcriptional regulator; translated protein: MSEYTISDLAQMYDTTTRTIRYYEELGLLQPKRIGARRIYSDRDRVRLKLILRGRRLGFRLDEIREMLEWYDLDPTEVYQLREVIRKGDEKLAQIEEQIRDLQAVREELLELRAQMQQLLEEKTRGGRES